One window from the genome of Primulina huaijiensis isolate GDHJ02 unplaced genomic scaffold, ASM1229523v2 scaffold43089, whole genome shotgun sequence encodes:
- the LOC140969929 gene encoding probable ribose-5-phosphate isomerase 1: protein MAVANPHSHFLLSESHTAVDPPTLMGTSTVSPYSVSLTQDDLKRIAAFKAVEHVKSGMVVGLGTGSTAKHAVDRIAELLRLGELKDIVGVPTSTKTFDQALSLGIPLSDLDSHPVIDLAIDGADEVDPAMNLVKGRGGSLLREKMVESVSKKFIVIVDESKLVKHIGGSELAMPVEVIPFCWNHSLKRLVNLFSYAGCVGEIRKCAESGKPSVTDNGNYVIDLYFERDIGDLDEASDAILRLPGIVEHGMFIGLASSLIVAGVGGLTIKTRVGSEVEVESFCYSELRNGF from the coding sequence TCCCACACCGCGGTCGACCCGCCTACTCTAATGGGAACATCCACCGTGTCTCCGTATTCGGTCTCCCTCACACAGGATGATTTGAAAAGAATCGCCGCTTTTAAGGCGGTGGAGCACGTCAAATCTGGCATGGTCGTTGGCCTCGGCACCGGATCTACAGCCAAACACGCCGTGGATCGAATTGCAGAGCTTCTGCGTCTGGGGGAACTTAAAGATATTGTTGGTGTACCCACTTCGACCAAAACATTTGATCAAGCATTGTCTTTGGGGATTCCTTTATCGGATCTTGACTCTCACCCTGTTATCGATTTAGCCATTGATGGAGCTGATGAGGTGGACCCAGCCATGAACCTAGTTAAAGGTCGCGGGGGTTCGTTACTGAGGGAAAAGATGGTAGAATCCGTGAGCAAGAAATTCATTGTTATAGTAGATGAATCCAAATTGGTGAAGCATATCGGGGGTAGTGAGTTGGCTATGCCGGTAGAGGTTATCCCTTTTTGTTGGAATCATTCGCTGAAAAGACTTGTGAACCTGTTTTCTTATGCTGGTTGTGTTGGGGAGATTCGGAAGTGTGCAGAGAGTGGGAAGCCCTCCGTGACAGATAACGGAAATTATGTCATTGACCTGTATTTTGAGAGGGATATCGGGGATTTAGACGAAGCGAGTGATGCCATATTGAGGCTTCCCGGGATCGTAGAGCACGGCATGTTTATAGGATTGGCTTCCTCATTGATTGTAGCAGGTGTCGGTGGCCTTACCATCAAGACTCGAGTAGGGAGTGAGGTGGAAGTAGAGTCTTTCTGTTACAGTGAATTGAGGAATGGGTTTTAG